atttataaagcaattTCAAACAACCGTAGCTGACACAAACTGCTGTACTGGCGTAGATTAAAACATAAACAAGTGGcacatattaataataaataaaaacaggaagcatAAATATGGAAAAAATAAGGAACGCTCTGAAGGCCACAGTCTCAAAGTTTAAATGACGCATTTGTTTGACTCTCTGTCATTAAATACATGGTATAATATGGTATAATGGTATAATACCTGCATAGCGAGCTTCATGCTTGATGCTATTtaatgaatgttaaaatataaagatatttCTTGTCAAAATGACCAGTAACTTCGGCATCTTCCGCAGTcactctgttgttgttgttttttgtatttgtttttagtgtGTTTAAACTTCAAAGTAAGTGTCACTTCCATTTTTTGATGACAAATACAAAAGTATTTGTGTCAGGAACCATCATGGCAAAATGCAAAAGAATTGCTCAAAATATACAGagtaaaaatataaagttaACATATACATAAATTCTACATTTAggcttttagatttttttatatttatacaacagacAAGTTCTAAAATACCTGATTACATTTCAAATACAGTGATGACATCAATGGTTTATGTGTTGTCATTagtatttaaaatgtaacagTTATATAGCATGAATATatgtaatgcagcctcatgggtagtgcggttagcaggagctaacgtagcattgccagtttctcccttgtgccggtctcaagcccggataaatgcagacccctgacaggacaagccgaaagtgcagtagtattagtagtagattgcatgaatatatgtataaatatatatagatatatatatttctttttttccataaaatgtattttaggaAAAAAGGGAGGTGATTCTCtttctctatttattttaaatgcacacattttaaattaacggtacaatcagctgtagcaggtGAAAACATTAACTCACTTTCTTTTTACGTCTGCAGGTACTTCATAATTAAGAGagttaaaaagcgaccaacgatTGCCTGCAAACGAATAACTGGAAGAACTGAGTGAAGGTCGATCATCAGGGAAGACTGttagatatcacctggagacccgaaATGAAGTTACACAGAATAAGTACGTATGTCCTTGCATGTCtatttttgtttcatcacagcagcgtccaattccttctgttctctgtcctccagatcgtccacagcagcatgtctgtaaggaggaggaggaggaggttcctgctgatcagcagctctggaaggaggagatgaactccagtgtggacaaagaggagccagagcccccacgtgtgaaagaggagcaggaagaaatccccaccagtcaggagagagagcggcttggagtGAAGCAGGAGACGgaaaccttcatgttgagtcctacttgtgaagaacaagaacaaagcaaagatcagactctgtacatGAACTCTGATGAAGACGCAGtatcagaagagtctggagtcAACATGCCcgttattagctctgtggtcggagcagcagacatcgaccagctgctgttctctaacagctgCCATGCGTCTGGAAGCCATGATGAAAGAGAAGAAACGTGTGAAGTGGACGTTACATTTGGGTCCACACTTcaatcccacagcagaaagaacagggaagggagaccatatgtttgcacgaCCTCTTTCTGTAAAGAACAAATGCCAATTCGCACAGAGAGGAAATCTTACAGGtgtgaagcatgtgggaaacatttcagacagaataGTCATttaacagtccacatgagaacccacacgggtgagaagccttacagctgtgaaacatgtgggaagcattttcGACAGGGTAGTAagctgacagtccacatgagaacccacacagatgagaagccttgcAGGTGTGAaatatgtgggaaacattttaaatggaccGATGGGTTGacggtccacatgagaacccacacaggtgagaagccttacaggtgtgaaacgtgtgggaagcattttaggCAGGGTTGTCAGTTGACAGTCCAcacgagaacccacacaggtgagaaaccttACATGTGTGACACATGCGGGAAGCCTTTTAGACAGAGGAGTCAGTTGATAGTCCACACCAGGACCCACACAggcgagaagccttacaggtgtgaaacatgcgAGAAACATTTCATAGAAAGTGGTGCATTGacggtccacatgagaacccacacggatgagaagccttacatgtgtgtaacatgtgggaagcattttagaAGTCGCACACATTTGACAATCCACCTTAAAACCCACAAATTGCCAGTTATTGGCTCTGTGGTCGGAGCAGCAGACAtcgaccagctgctgttctccaaCAGCTGCCCTGTGTCTGCCAGCCATGATGAGAGAGGAGAAACGTGAAGAGGACGTTACATTTGGGTCCACACTTTaatcccacagcagaaagaacagggaagggagaccatatgtttgcacgaCCTGTAGCAAAgcgtttacaaaaaaaaaatcatggcaATTCACACAGAGGGGAAACCTCTGAAACCAACTTCCTTGGGGTGGTGATGAATTATAAATTAACATGGAGGCAACATTgattatataaaaagaaaaaatcaataGCAATTTTGTACAAATCTAGAGATATATGAAATTACAAATGCTTGTATATTATCTATTGTTCACTTATACTCCTGTATATGTCGTATTGTGGAGATCAAATTTTTAAACAGCTGCAAACTCAATTGttataaaaatgatttattcgCCTTAATGTTAAAGCTGGTTATGATGATCACGCGAATCCATTGTTTATGAAGTCACAAACTTcaatgatttgttttattttaaaataatgcacatgcatgcacgcaatgaacttagtttcagttttgttttcagaggcttttctgacagaggtgttggagacagaaatgagggacgctgtcctgcagcatctgtttgagacagaagagagggacgctgtcctgcagcatctgtttgagacagaagagagggacgctgtcctgcagcatctgtttgagacagaaatgagggacgctgtcctgcagcatctgtttgagacagaaatgagatgctgagacatctgtttgagacagaaatgagggacgctgtcctgcagcatctgtttgagacagaaatgagatgctgagacatctgtttgagacagaaatgagggacgctgtcctgcagcatctgtttgagacagaaatgagggacgctgtcctgcagcatctgtttgagacagaaatgagagacgctgtcctgcagcatctgtttgagacagaaatgagggacgctgtcctgcagcatctgtttgagacagaaatgagatgctgagacatctgtttgagacagaaatgagatgctgagacatctgtttgagacagaaatgagagacgctgtcctgcagcatctgtttgagacagaaatgagatgctgagacatctgtttgagacagaaatgagggacgctgtcctgcagcatctgtttgagacagaaatgagatgctgagacatctgtttgagacagaaatgagggacgctgtcctgcagcatctgtttgagacagaaatgagatgctgagacatctgtttgagacagaaatgagggacgctgtcctgcagcatctgtttgagacagaaatgagggacgctgtcctgcagcatctgtttgagacagaaatgagggacgctgtcctgcagcatctgtttgagacagaagagagggacgctgtcctgcagcatctgtttgctattttgacaaaagcctttacagatatttcatataagtatCTGGAACTGCgctaacttgtggaaaaagagtataatatgtaaTTTTTTAAGGATTTGTTTTAGCTTTATAAATTGGGatagtttatttatatatatatattattttatcatAAATTATGTTTTGAGGGGTGGCTTAAGATAAGATTTAGGGTAGGCAATATAAACATGCTTCAGCCTATACCTATTCAGTCATTGCCACCACACCTTAATGAATACTTTTGTTGTGGGCGTGTTATTCAGAATGCTTACTTGTGATTATTTTGCTactacttttggcttgtcccgcgggggggttgccacagcaaatcaatgttctccactcgaccctgtcctttgcatcgtcctcttcTGGGTccacctctagccctgttccctggcagttccatcagCAACATCCTTCTCTCCTacgtccctcttattgtctcatttctaatccaatccaacctggtcactcccaagccTGGTTGATACATGAGGTCCCTGGTGTTTGAGCAGAAACAGCTCTTCTGCATGTGGTGAATGAAAAAATACACGACCAGGTCACATCTCCagcctttattttaaaatgtatcatCAGCCCGTGGCAAGGATTTAGTAGCCATTTAAACCAGaaggctgcaaataaaaaagacGAATGTGTattacatgcatttatttttttgaaattcTATTTTGCATGTAAAGTTATTAAATGTATAGTATTAAGCTTTGCATCAGGGGGtcgatttttttaaataaatgtcaatgttGTCCCTCGACTTTATCCAAATTAAGCTCCCTCAAGTTATTGAATCAACTCTTTCCAGGGCCGCAGTCCGAAACGCCCCCGTAACTACTATACTGTACTTCAGTATGTGAGGGGGGGCCGCAGTCCGAAACGCCCCCGTAACTACTATACTGTACTTCAGTATGTGAGGGGGGGCCGCAGTCCGAAACGCCCCCGTAACTACTATACTGTACTTCAGTGTGTGAGGGGGGGCCGCAGTCTGAAACGCCCCTGTAACTACTATACTGTACTTcagtatgtggggggggggggcgcagtctGAAACGCCCCTGTAACTACTATACTGTACTTCAGTATGTGAGGGGGCGCTGCAGTCCGAAACACCCCCGTAACTACTATACTGTACTTCAGTATGTCAGGGGGGCCGCAGTCTGAAACGCCCCTGTAACTTCTCCTGTACTTCAGTATGTCAGGGGGGCCGCAGTCTGAAACGCCCCTGTAACTTCTCCTGTACTTCAGTATGTCAGGGGGGGCCGCAGTCTGAAACGCCCCTGTAACTATTATACTGTACTTCAGTATGTGAGGGGGGGCCGCAGTCTTTCCAGCTGGGCTGATACCAGATGCCAGTGACTGTAATTTAATGCATTACAAACACAAAATCCATGTCAGGCTTCCATTTTCAACGATTTTTATTCAATTAGTCTTTTTTCCTTCTAATTGTACACTGGAATGTTAGGATTCCCCTTCAGTAATTTAGTTAAAAATGCTCATTGCAGTCATTTTCAACCCCATTTCACTTCCCACATAACCATAACTAAACCAAAACTTGCTGCGCActactggaaaaacaaa
The genomic region above belongs to Brachionichthys hirsutus isolate HB-005 unplaced genomic scaffold, CSIRO-AGI_Bhir_v1 contig_1010, whole genome shotgun sequence and contains:
- the LOC137916697 gene encoding zinc finger protein ZFP2-like, with the protein product RPQQHVCKEEEEEVPADQQLWKEEMNSSVDKEEPEPPRVKEEQEEIPTSQERERLGVKQETETFMLSPTCEEQEQSKDQTLYMNSDEDAVSEESGVNMPVISSVVGAADIDQLLFSNSCHASGSHDEREETCEVDVTFGSTLQSHSRKNREGRPYVCTTSFCKEQMPIRTERKSYRCEACGKHFRQNSHLTVHMRTHTGEKPYSCETCGKHFRQGSKLTVHMRTHTDEKPCRCEICGKHFKWTDGLTVHMRTHTGEKPYRCETCGKHFRQGCQLTVHTRTHTGEKPYMCDTCGKPFRQRSQLIVHTRTHTGEKPYRCETCEKHFIESGALTVHMRTHTDEKPYMCEACGKHFRQNSHLTVHMRTHTGEKPYSCETCGKHFRQGSKLTVHMRTHTDEKPCRCEICGKHFKWTDGLTVHMRTHTGEKPYRCETCGKHFRQGCQLTVHTRTHTGEKPYMCDTCGKPFRQRSQLIVHTRTHTGEKPYRCETCEKHFIESGALTVHMRTHTDEKPYMCVTCGKHFRSRTHLTIHLKTHKLPVIGSVVGAADIDQLLFSNSCPVSASHDERGET